A genome region from candidate division WOR-3 bacterium includes the following:
- a CDS encoding prepilin-type N-terminal cleavage/methylation domain-containing protein gives MKKTRLQNTKNGMTLIELMVSLIILMLVLGAVYSIMNIQQNRATQLTKTTVLQTDAQVAFTLLKWDLLLAGLGYPYTKQDAVTLLNVGGVDGAGIALKAVGLGFEINRVHWSYLVDDAKGVQILVRRWTDTVANFSQFDTLVILNEMREPIYTNLVVMNDPRSDTTWYIDSLWGDSIPASRVNVGVPISARQGLMVFSMRGNAYTGGINYRVLGDTLMRGSEPLLTNVEAIAIRYGIDTDGDRIIDTWANRNNPPFNPSFGRTWALRFTMVVTSDPVSGYRYPENFVTIENNPPYTYPLNDLQRRRKRVFLSSVVYPQNLQP, from the coding sequence ATGAAAAAAACCAGGTTGCAAAATACCAAAAATGGTATGACACTCATAGAATTGATGGTTTCACTGATAATCTTGATGCTTGTCCTTGGCGCAGTCTATTCAATAATGAATATTCAGCAAAATAGGGCTACGCAGCTCACTAAAACCACAGTATTACAGACTGATGCCCAGGTGGCGTTTACCCTCTTAAAATGGGATTTGTTACTTGCTGGTTTAGGCTATCCGTATACAAAACAGGATGCTGTTACATTGCTTAATGTGGGTGGAGTAGATGGGGCAGGCATCGCATTAAAGGCGGTAGGATTGGGTTTTGAAATAAATAGAGTCCACTGGAGCTATCTTGTTGATGACGCAAAAGGAGTTCAAATTCTTGTCCGTAGGTGGACTGATACAGTTGCTAATTTTTCCCAATTTGATACGCTTGTTATTCTCAATGAGATGCGCGAACCCATTTATACGAATTTAGTCGTAATGAACGACCCTCGTTCTGATACCACATGGTATATAGATTCGCTGTGGGGTGATTCAATACCTGCATCAAGGGTGAATGTAGGTGTCCCAATTTCTGCACGGCAAGGATTGATGGTTTTCAGTATGCGCGGGAATGCATATACTGGTGGAATAAATTATAGAGTCTTGGGGGATACACTAATGCGTGGTTCAGAACCACTTTTAACTAATGTAGAGGCGATTGCAATCAGATACGGGATAGATACTGATGGTGACCGAATAATTGATACTTGGGCTAACAGAAATAATCCGCCTTTTAATCCGAGTTTTGGTAGAACCTGGGCATTGAGATTTACAATGGTTGTAACGTCCGACCCGGTTTCAGGATACAGATATCCTGAGAATTTTGTTACGATTGAGAATAATCCGCCTTATACATACCCTTTAAATGACCTTCAAAGAAGAAGAAAAAGGGTGTTTTTGAGCAGTGTTGTGTACCCGCAAAATCTACAACCTTAG
- a CDS encoding prepilin-type N-terminal cleavage/methylation domain-containing protein, whose protein sequence is MEINNFKSKGFTLVEILVAIVILGLGVLAVSQMTILGLRTSRVINTQMYARDVLNRTYEFLQGLPTTDTTYLKWRSSVNLDDTIPGSCDYNVNETTRGGRFRVVWNIDDSIPDNRFKTVRIHVIPRQTQVRKVLRAELIKRY, encoded by the coding sequence ATGGAAATAAATAATTTTAAGAGTAAAGGTTTTACACTTGTTGAAATCCTTGTTGCAATTGTAATACTCGGATTGGGCGTGCTGGCAGTTTCACAGATGACCATTTTGGGTTTAAGAACAAGCAGGGTGATTAACACACAGATGTATGCTCGGGATGTGTTAAACAGAACTTACGAATTTCTACAAGGTTTGCCAACGACAGATACTACCTATTTGAAATGGCGTTCTTCGGTGAACCTCGATGATACAATTCCTGGCAGTTGTGATTATAATGTAAACGAAACAACCCGCGGCGGAAGATTCAGAGTAGTGTGGAACATAGATGATTCAATACCTGATAACAGGTTTAAAACAGTGAGAATTCATGTGATACCAAGACAAACACAGGTGCGGAAAGTTTTAAGGGCTGAGTTGATTAAAAGATATTAA